The segment TGAGCCTCCCCCATTGAATTGGTCCATCCTGATGTTTTGGAACAAGGAGGATCAAAGATGGCAAGGAAGCGTCACAAGCCTGAGGAGATCGTGGGCAAGCTCCGCCAGGCGGACGTCCTGCACAGCCAGGGCATGTCGATGGCGGATGCGATCCGGCAGCTGGGTATCAGCGAAGTCACCTTCTACCGATGGCGCAGGGAATATGGCGGCATGAGCGGCGATCAGCTGCGGCGTCTGAAGGAGCTCGAGAAGGAGAACGAGCGGCTGCGCCGGGCGGTCTCCGACCTGACCCTGGACAAGCAGATTCTGAGTGAAGCTGCGAAGGGAAACTTCTGAGCCCCTCGCGTCGCCGACGTTGCATCGATCATGTCCGCCGGCGTCTCCGGATATCGGAGCGCCGGGCCTGCCGGGTTCTCGGCCAGCACCGCTCCACGCAGCGCCATCTCCCGCGTGGACGTGATGACGAGGCCCGGCTGGTGGCGGACATGATCGAGCTGGCCCGTCAGTATGGCCGATACGGCTATCGCCGGATCGCGGCCTTGCTTCGGGAGGCCGGCTGGCAGATCAACGACAAGCGGGTCGAGCGCCTCTGGCGGCGCGAGGGGTTGAAGGTACCGGCCCGGCAGCCGAAGAGGCGGCGGCTGTGGCTGGGCGACGGATCCTGCATGCGGCTGCGGGCAGAACGGCCCAACCATGTCTGGTCCTATGACTTCGTCCACCACCGGACACATGATGGCCGGACCTTCCGGACCTTGAACGTGCTGGACGAGTTCACGCGCGAGAGCCTGGCGATCCGGGTTCGCCGGAAGCTCTCGTCGGTCGATGTGATCGACGTCCTGACGGACCTGTTCATTCTCCGCGGTCCACCGGCCTTCGTTCGCTCCGACAATGGCCCCGAGTTCGTCGCCGAGGCCGTGCGGCGCTGGATATCAGCGGTGGGCGCCAGAAC is part of the Minwuia thermotolerans genome and harbors:
- a CDS encoding IS3 family transposase (programmed frameshift) translates to MARKRHKPEEIVGKLRQADVLHSQGMSMADAIRQLGISEVTFYRWRREYGGMSGDQLRRLKELEKENERLRRAVSDLTLDKQILSEAAKGKLLSPSRRRRCIDHVRRRLRISERRACRVLGQHRSTQRHLPRGRDDEARLVADMIELARQYGRYGYRRIAALLREAGWQINDKRVERLWRREGLKVPARQPKRRRLWLGDGSCMRLRAERPNHVWSYDFVHHRTHDGRTFRTLNVLDEFTRESLAIRVRRKLSSVDVIDVLTDLFILRGPPAFVRSDNGPEFVAEAVRRWISAVGARTAFIEPGSPWENGFIESFNARFRDELLDGEIFYTLKEAQVVIEQWRRHYNTIRPHSRLGYRPPAPEVIIPPGWPSGSAPLHQPAGLAAKPPMH